The following coding sequences lie in one Heyndrickxia oleronia genomic window:
- the treP gene encoding PTS system trehalose-specific EIIBC component — MSVNKHSVEQIVKAIGGKENIAAATHCVTRLRFALNDESKVNKEELEQIDLVKGAFSANGQFQVVIGQGTVDKVYEEMVRQTGIGESSKQEIKDAAAKKLNPIQRAVKTLADIFIPILPAIVTAGLLMGINNVLTGQGIFFDKKSLVEVYPQWSDFASIINLIANTAFTFLPALIGWSAVKKFGGNPLLGIVLGLMLVHPDLLNAWAYGSTKEIPTWNLFGLEIQKVGYQGQVLPVLVASYVLAKLEIFLKRRIADAFQLLLVAPIALLITGFLSFIVIGPITFAIANVITDAVVGIFHAVPALGGIIYGLLYAPLVITGMHHTFLAVDLQLIGSTGSTFLWPMVALSNIAQGAAALGMMFATRDEKLKGLSLTSAISAFLGITEPAMFGVNLRYRFAFIAAIIGSAIAGMLITINGVEAPSVGVGGLPAFLSIFPQNWGAFFVGMAIVLVVPFVLTIIFAKFKKSN, encoded by the coding sequence ATGAGTGTTAACAAGCATTCGGTTGAACAAATTGTTAAAGCAATTGGTGGAAAAGAAAATATCGCAGCTGCCACTCACTGTGTCACTCGATTACGCTTTGCCTTAAACGATGAAAGTAAAGTAAACAAAGAAGAGCTGGAACAGATTGATCTTGTCAAAGGTGCATTCTCTGCAAATGGTCAATTTCAAGTAGTTATTGGTCAAGGTACGGTTGATAAGGTTTATGAAGAAATGGTCCGCCAAACAGGGATTGGGGAATCCTCTAAGCAAGAAATCAAAGATGCTGCTGCTAAAAAACTTAATCCGATTCAACGAGCAGTAAAAACACTTGCAGACATCTTTATTCCAATATTACCAGCCATCGTGACTGCCGGTTTATTAATGGGTATCAACAATGTATTAACTGGTCAAGGTATATTCTTTGATAAAAAATCGCTTGTCGAGGTGTACCCACAGTGGAGTGACTTTGCAAGCATTATTAACTTAATTGCGAATACTGCATTTACCTTTTTACCAGCATTAATTGGTTGGTCAGCAGTAAAGAAGTTCGGTGGAAATCCATTATTGGGGATTGTGCTTGGATTAATGCTTGTACATCCTGATTTATTAAACGCGTGGGCTTATGGATCAACGAAAGAAATACCAACTTGGAATCTATTTGGATTAGAAATCCAAAAAGTAGGTTATCAAGGTCAAGTATTGCCAGTTTTAGTGGCATCCTATGTATTAGCGAAACTAGAAATATTTTTGAAAAGACGGATTGCTGATGCGTTTCAACTTTTACTAGTTGCCCCGATTGCCTTATTGATTACTGGATTTTTATCATTTATCGTTATCGGTCCAATTACTTTTGCTATTGCAAATGTGATTACAGATGCAGTCGTTGGCATTTTCCATGCAGTACCAGCACTTGGTGGAATTATTTATGGTTTACTATATGCACCACTAGTTATCACAGGAATGCATCACACCTTCCTAGCGGTGGATTTACAATTGATCGGATCAACTGGAAGCACTTTTCTTTGGCCGATGGTCGCTCTTTCAAATATCGCTCAAGGTGCAGCAGCACTCGGAATGATGTTTGCAACAAGGGATGAAAAGCTAAAAGGTCTATCGTTAACATCTGCAATTTCAGCATTTTTAGGAATTACTGAACCGGCAATGTTTGGTGTTAATTTGCGCTATCGTTTTGCCTTTATTGCAGCGATAATTGGTTCCGCTATCGCAGGAATGCTTATTACCATTAATGGAGTAGAAGCACCATCCGTCGGTGTAGGTGGCTTACCGGCCTTCCTATCGATCTTCCCACAAAATTGGGGGGCATTCTTTGTCGGAATGGCCATTGTGCTAGTTGTACCATTTGTATTAACAATCATTTTCGCGAAGTTCAAAAAATCAAACTAA
- a CDS encoding ABC transporter permease, with translation MKDILWLVGNTLSVTFRKKKNIIMYLFMPLIGIFIALVAYGGDTKMNLHVGVVNHDQQEISQDTVKFLQGLKNVKVSKINESQIQDKITSGTLDTVITLDEGYSESVLKGSPQHIEITSIKGAAITSYVKSYLYQYIDNISTISQIADGNLQSFDKMYKDFQTSTFKVTTQVVSDTSKGKGMTYTAVGFLIMIMLMSAGNMSEIILTEKENRTYFRLLSTPISARKYILSNVIVNMIVMTIQVIITLTVLTTVFNIDIQIPLIEAALVLFTFALVAVGLALVIVSFSNSRSAANALQNLIVLPTVMLSGCFWPLEVMPDSLQKIANFLPQRWTLSTITALQEGNTLGSLYLNFMILLGFALAFFLIAIYKFGRNNNTKSFV, from the coding sequence ATGAAGGATATTCTTTGGTTAGTCGGTAATACGCTTAGTGTCACCTTTCGTAAAAAGAAAAATATCATCATGTATCTATTCATGCCATTAATCGGGATCTTCATTGCCCTTGTTGCCTATGGTGGAGATACAAAAATGAACCTTCATGTAGGTGTTGTAAATCATGATCAACAGGAAATTTCACAAGATACGGTCAAATTTTTACAAGGTTTAAAAAATGTAAAGGTATCAAAAATCAATGAATCCCAAATTCAAGATAAAATAACATCTGGAACGCTCGACACCGTTATCACCCTCGATGAAGGGTATTCTGAAAGTGTCTTAAAAGGATCTCCACAACATATCGAAATCACCTCCATCAAAGGAGCGGCAATAACTAGTTATGTAAAATCCTATTTGTATCAATACATCGATAATATTTCTACTATTAGCCAAATAGCAGATGGTAATCTACAATCATTTGATAAAATGTATAAAGACTTTCAAACAAGTACCTTTAAAGTGACAACTCAAGTCGTATCAGACACGTCAAAAGGAAAGGGAATGACCTATACAGCAGTAGGTTTCCTAATTATGATCATGCTCATGTCAGCAGGAAATATGTCAGAGATTATTCTAACAGAGAAAGAAAATCGTACCTATTTTCGATTATTATCCACACCAATTAGTGCACGAAAATATATCCTGTCTAATGTCATTGTAAACATGATTGTAATGACAATCCAAGTGATCATAACACTAACGGTGTTAACGACTGTATTTAATATCGATATTCAAATTCCATTGATTGAAGCAGCTCTAGTGTTATTTACTTTTGCCTTAGTCGCAGTCGGTCTTGCATTAGTAATCGTTTCCTTTTCAAATAGCAGGAGTGCAGCAAATGCTCTGCAAAATTTAATTGTCCTACCTACCGTTATGCTTTCTGGATGCTTTTGGCCATTAGAGGTTATGCCAGACTCTCTCCAGAAAATCGCTAATTTCCTTCCACAGCGCTGGACATTGTCTACGATAACAGCACTTCAGGAAGGAAATACACTTGGAAGCTTGTACTTAAACTTTATGATTCTACTTGGTTTTGCACTTGCATTTTTCTTAATTGCAATCTACAAATTTGGTCGAAATAATAATACAAAAAGTTTTGTGTAG
- a CDS encoding sensor histidine kinase has protein sequence MENWIILNKVLILLFIIINGIRGIIDSLSWFVFALICYFCINIAVYIFKQKMLKWIFFLLSITLSILAYVFIHPLFIFLLPLSLIELSSHIIERKWVPLAISVIPIFYIEKALQPEYFLIAISSFIIFNIATKYQIVMLKNEQQIDAMRKSIQKLTKNLNENNEYIRQSEYTFKLEERNRISQEIHDKIGHSMTGALIQMEAAKRLLEIDKEKAMELLQNAINISSDGIENIRLTLKNMKPPTAQVGIHRMKLFLEEFSSKHHIKTALTHHGNMDILSPIQWKIIHENITESLTNSLKYSTATFISVDMKVLNKLIRVEVKDNGSGADKIKKGLGIIGMEERAASIHGKVIIDGTNGFSVTTLLPID, from the coding sequence ATGGAAAATTGGATCATTTTAAACAAAGTTCTTATTTTACTTTTTATCATTATCAATGGAATACGGGGTATAATTGACAGTCTTTCATGGTTTGTTTTTGCACTCATTTGTTATTTCTGTATAAATATTGCTGTCTATATTTTTAAGCAAAAGATGTTAAAATGGATCTTCTTCCTATTATCTATTACCCTATCCATTTTGGCCTATGTATTCATCCATCCTTTGTTTATTTTTCTATTGCCATTATCACTAATTGAATTGTCATCACATATAATTGAACGAAAATGGGTTCCTCTGGCCATTTCTGTCATTCCTATTTTTTACATAGAAAAAGCATTACAGCCAGAATATTTCTTGATTGCTATATCAAGCTTTATCATATTCAACATTGCTACGAAATATCAAATTGTCATGCTAAAAAATGAACAACAAATTGATGCAATGAGAAAGTCGATTCAAAAGCTGACAAAAAATTTGAACGAAAATAATGAGTACATTAGACAATCCGAATACACCTTTAAATTGGAGGAACGGAACCGCATCTCTCAAGAGATCCATGATAAAATTGGCCATTCAATGACAGGGGCCCTGATCCAAATGGAAGCAGCGAAACGCTTACTAGAAATTGATAAAGAGAAAGCAATGGAATTACTGCAAAATGCTATTAATATTTCCAGTGATGGCATAGAAAATATTCGTTTAACATTGAAAAATATGAAGCCTCCAACAGCCCAAGTTGGAATCCATCGAATGAAACTCTTTCTTGAAGAGTTTTCTTCCAAGCATCATATAAAAACTGCTTTGACTCATCACGGAAATATGGACATCCTTTCCCCAATCCAATGGAAAATTATCCATGAAAATATAACGGAATCATTAACAAACTCACTGAAATATTCGACTGCGACCTTTATTTCAGTAGACATGAAAGTGCTGAACAAGCTCATTAGAGTTGAGGTAAAGGATAATGGTTCTGGGGCAGACAAAATCAAAAAGGGGCTAGGAATCATTGGTATGGAGGAACGTGCTGCATCCATTCATGGAAAAGTAATCATTGATGGGACTAATGGATTTTCCGTTACTACTCTCCTTCCTATCGACTAA
- a CDS encoding response regulator → MTTKIAIIDDHQLFREGVKRILEFEKTFEIVAEGDDGASALQLIEETKPDVVLMDINMPNKNGIEATRQLVETYPETRVIILSIHDDENYVTHALKTGATGYLLKEMDSDALIDAVKVVADGGSYLHPKITRNLVEEFRRLANRHNNGTGYQQPEVVRPLHLLTPRECEVLQLLADGRSNRVIGETLYISEKTVKNHVSNILQKMNANDRTQAVVAAIKNGWVEVR, encoded by the coding sequence GTGACTACAAAAATAGCTATTATAGATGACCATCAATTGTTTCGTGAAGGTGTCAAGAGAATACTAGAATTCGAAAAAACATTCGAAATTGTCGCAGAAGGCGACGATGGTGCTAGCGCCCTTCAGTTAATTGAAGAAACAAAGCCAGATGTAGTATTAATGGATATTAATATGCCAAATAAAAACGGGATTGAAGCGACGCGTCAATTAGTAGAAACATATCCTGAAACAAGAGTCATTATTTTATCCATTCACGATGATGAAAACTATGTAACCCATGCACTAAAAACAGGTGCCACAGGCTACCTTTTAAAGGAAATGGATTCAGATGCATTAATCGATGCAGTCAAGGTTGTAGCAGATGGAGGATCCTACCTTCACCCGAAAATCACTCGTAACCTTGTTGAAGAGTTCCGTCGCTTAGCCAATCGCCATAATAATGGTACAGGCTATCAGCAACCGGAAGTGGTTCGCCCACTACATCTACTTACACCACGTGAATGCGAAGTTCTCCAATTACTTGCAGATGGAAGAAGCAACCGTGTAATTGGTGAAACTCTTTACATAAGTGAAAAAACCGTTAAAAACCATGTCAGCAATATCCTGCAAAAAATGAACGCCAACGATCGTACCCAAGCAGTCGTTGCAGCAATCAAAAATGGTTGGGTTGAAGTAAGATAA
- a CDS encoding sensor histidine kinase: MSLKKIDVRTLDQILEKMINTVDSSKSEIFQIGEQCRQEYETLSDELKEVKVMVSQVIDEGEDLEVKTRQSRRRLSIVSQHFRDYTEEQVREAYEIAHNYQMKYSMNLELEKQLRRRRDELERRLIHLEATIDRANNLVSQTSVVLNYLTSDLKEIGSALEDAKEKQDFGLRVIEAQEEERKRLSREIHDGPAQMLANMLLRSDLVEKVYREQGIVNALEEVKSLKKMVRSSLSEVRRIIYDLRPMALDDLGLVPTLRKYLERTEEYNSGVTFRFINLGQEYRLPSKYEVALFRLVQESVQNAIKHAQASEIHVKIDMQQDSVFLIVKDNGKGFDVREKKEGSFGIMGMRERVEIIDGKITIDSKIGEGTIVMIQVKFD; encoded by the coding sequence ATGTCACTGAAAAAAATTGATGTAAGGACATTGGATCAAATCTTGGAAAAGATGATAAATACCGTTGATTCTAGCAAATCCGAAATCTTCCAAATCGGAGAACAATGCCGCCAAGAGTATGAAACTCTCTCTGATGAGTTAAAAGAAGTAAAAGTAATGGTTTCTCAAGTGATTGATGAGGGAGAAGATCTCGAAGTAAAAACTCGTCAGTCAAGAAGACGTCTATCTATTGTTAGTCAGCATTTTCGTGATTATACAGAAGAGCAAGTTCGAGAAGCATATGAAATTGCTCATAATTATCAGATGAAATATTCAATGAATCTCGAATTAGAGAAGCAATTACGTAGGAGACGGGATGAATTAGAAAGACGGCTCATTCATTTAGAGGCAACAATTGATCGTGCAAATAATCTTGTATCACAAACAAGTGTCGTATTAAATTATTTAACAAGTGATTTAAAGGAGATTGGTAGTGCACTTGAAGATGCCAAAGAAAAGCAAGATTTTGGTCTTCGTGTTATAGAAGCACAAGAGGAAGAAAGGAAACGGCTTTCACGGGAAATTCATGATGGTCCGGCACAAATGCTTGCAAATATGCTCCTAAGATCTGATTTAGTTGAAAAGGTCTATCGTGAGCAAGGAATTGTAAATGCATTAGAAGAAGTGAAAAGCCTAAAAAAAATGGTAAGATCCTCTTTATCTGAGGTTCGACGTATTATTTATGATTTGCGTCCTATGGCATTAGATGATTTAGGTTTAGTTCCGACCCTCAGAAAATACCTAGAACGAACCGAAGAATATAATAGTGGGGTAACGTTCCGTTTTATCAATCTAGGTCAGGAATATCGTCTACCATCAAAATATGAGGTAGCCCTATTTCGCTTAGTTCAGGAATCTGTCCAAAATGCGATTAAGCATGCGCAAGCGAGTGAAATCCATGTGAAGATCGATATGCAACAAGATAGTGTATTCCTTATTGTGAAAGATAATGGAAAAGGTTTTGATGTTCGTGAGAAAAAAGAAGGTTCATTTGGAATCATGGGCATGAGAGAACGAGTTGAAATTATTGATGGAAAAATAACGATAGATTCTAAAATTGGTGAAGGAACCATTGTTATGATACAAGTGAAATTTGATTAA
- a CDS encoding response regulator transcription factor, whose product MKIKIIIADDNSFIREGLKIILNTYEEFEVLDTLNDGKEAVDYCKNNEVDVALLDVRMPHMNGVEATKIISEETKTKPMILTTFDDDEYILDAIKNGAKGYLLKNNEPERIRDAIRSVYNGNSIIQDIVLEKIKSNLLETKETETKIDPTLFTTRERDIMSLIAKGYSNKEISKQLFISEGTVANYITSILGKTGLEHRTQIAIYFITGKVD is encoded by the coding sequence ATGAAGATAAAAATCATCATTGCGGATGATAACTCTTTTATCCGAGAAGGATTGAAAATCATTTTAAATACATATGAGGAATTCGAAGTTTTGGATACCTTGAATGATGGAAAGGAAGCAGTTGACTATTGCAAAAATAACGAGGTAGACGTGGCATTATTAGATGTACGAATGCCCCATATGAACGGGGTTGAAGCAACAAAAATCATTTCCGAAGAAACTAAAACGAAACCAATGATATTAACAACATTTGATGATGATGAATACATATTAGATGCAATAAAAAATGGAGCAAAAGGCTATTTATTGAAAAATAATGAACCAGAACGGATTAGAGATGCCATTAGAAGTGTGTATAACGGAAATAGTATCATTCAGGATATTGTTTTAGAAAAAATCAAGTCTAATTTATTAGAAACAAAGGAAACTGAAACAAAAATTGATCCCACTCTTTTTACGACAAGAGAAAGAGATATTATGTCTCTTATTGCTAAGGGATATTCAAATAAGGAAATATCTAAGCAGCTATTTATTTCAGAAGGAACGGTGGCTAATTATATTACCTCTATCTTAGGAAAGACTGGTCTAGAGCATCGGACACAAATCGCGATTTATTTTATTACAGGAAAAGTAGATTAA
- a CDS encoding LCP family protein, whose amino-acid sequence MGRQEKSMNKKKKKRKLIAWLVIFPILLLACSFTAYGAILYKKAEKAVNDSYKEIDGRKGKSEYREAKVDPYTDNISILFIGVDGSDARNYGDATRSDALMLATLNEKEKTVKLLSIPRDSYVYIDDVGYKTKINHAHAYGGIKSTVDTVENLLKIPVDYYVEMNFYAFMEIVDTLDGIEVEVPYKISEIDSNDKKHAIRLDPGLQTLNGEEALALARTRKQDSDIMRGQRQQEIMKAILDKAISVKSATKYSNLIDAIGSNMTTNMTFSEMKSLIDYGLSGHLNIESLTLAGTDSMIDGVYYYQLDDAALEEIKTKLSTHLELKNNVANVDTNNNYDDEENAEEENNY is encoded by the coding sequence ATGGGAAGACAGGAGAAAAGTATGAATAAGAAAAAGAAAAAAAGAAAACTTATTGCATGGTTGGTTATCTTTCCAATCTTATTACTAGCATGTTCATTCACGGCATATGGTGCCATTCTATATAAAAAGGCAGAAAAAGCGGTTAATGATTCATATAAGGAAATAGACGGGAGAAAAGGAAAATCAGAATATCGAGAAGCAAAGGTAGATCCATATACAGATAATATTTCGATTTTATTTATAGGGGTAGATGGTAGTGATGCAAGAAATTATGGTGATGCTACCCGTTCAGATGCCTTAATGTTAGCAACATTAAATGAAAAAGAAAAAACAGTAAAACTCCTTAGTATTCCACGAGACTCCTATGTATATATAGATGATGTTGGCTATAAAACCAAAATTAATCATGCCCATGCGTATGGAGGGATCAAATCAACTGTTGATACGGTTGAAAATCTGCTTAAAATCCCTGTTGATTACTATGTAGAAATGAACTTCTACGCATTTATGGAGATCGTTGATACGTTAGATGGGATTGAAGTAGAGGTACCATATAAAATTTCCGAAATTGATTCAAATGATAAAAAGCATGCTATTCGCTTGGATCCAGGACTTCAAACATTAAATGGTGAAGAGGCACTTGCACTTGCCAGAACGCGTAAACAAGACAGCGATATCATGAGGGGACAACGTCAGCAAGAAATTATGAAGGCCATCTTAGATAAAGCTATCTCAGTAAAATCCGCTACAAAGTATAGTAATTTAATCGATGCGATTGGATCAAATATGACAACGAATATGACATTTTCAGAAATGAAATCACTAATTGATTATGGTCTTTCAGGTCATTTAAATATTGAATCACTAACACTAGCAGGGACTGACTCAATGATTGATGGTGTATACTACTATCAACTTGATGATGCAGCACTTGAAGAAATTAAAACAAAGTTATCCACACATTTAGAACTAAAAAATAATGTGGCAAATGTGGATACAAATAATAATTATGATGACGAAGAAAATGCAGAAGAAGAAAATAACTATTGA
- a CDS encoding ABC transporter ATP-binding protein: MNVLEIKNLTKKFGDFIAVDNMSLSVQEGEIFGFLGANGAGKSTTINMVAGLLRHNEGTINILGKNIMKNSRFAKMNIGMVPQDLAIYEDLTAYENVKFFAGLYGLRGNALRESVEEALEFVGLQDKHKSYPKNFSGGMKRRLNIACAIAHQPKLIIMDEPTVGIDPQSRNYILTSVRKLNEMGCTVIYTSHYMEEVEEICSRIAIIDHGKIIAEGTKEQLKSIITNTKDLWIEVKSTENIDLAAIKAINGVEAVQIDENCIKINSDTGVNNLNQIIEHFIGRHVEIRSLQEKAPNLETVFLTLTGRNLRDQ, from the coding sequence ATGAACGTTTTAGAGATAAAAAACTTAACAAAAAAATTTGGTGATTTTATTGCCGTTGATAATATGTCCCTTTCTGTTCAAGAAGGAGAAATCTTTGGTTTTCTTGGTGCCAATGGTGCTGGTAAAAGTACAACGATTAATATGGTTGCAGGGCTATTACGACATAATGAAGGAACCATCAATATTCTTGGCAAAAACATTATGAAAAATAGCCGTTTTGCCAAAATGAATATCGGAATGGTCCCTCAGGATCTAGCCATTTATGAGGATTTAACTGCCTATGAAAATGTAAAGTTCTTTGCAGGACTTTATGGTTTACGTGGAAATGCGCTCCGAGAGAGTGTAGAGGAAGCATTAGAATTTGTCGGTTTACAAGATAAACATAAAAGTTATCCGAAAAATTTCTCAGGTGGGATGAAACGACGCCTGAATATTGCTTGTGCCATTGCCCATCAACCAAAACTCATTATCATGGATGAACCAACTGTTGGGATCGATCCACAATCAAGAAATTATATTTTAACCTCCGTTCGAAAACTTAATGAAATGGGATGTACGGTCATTTATACAAGTCATTATATGGAAGAGGTTGAGGAAATCTGTTCACGAATTGCTATTATTGATCATGGAAAAATCATTGCAGAAGGAACAAAGGAACAGCTAAAATCGATTATCACCAATACGAAAGATCTTTGGATTGAGGTCAAATCTACTGAAAATATTGATCTTGCAGCTATCAAAGCTATTAATGGAGTCGAAGCCGTTCAAATAGATGAGAATTGCATCAAAATCAATTCTGATACAGGTGTGAATAATTTAAATCAAATTATTGAACATTTTATAGGTAGACACGTTGAGATTCGCTCTCTACAAGAAAAAGCACCAAATTTAGAAACCGTATTTTTAACATTGACAGGTAGAAATTTAAGAGATCAATAA
- a CDS encoding YigZ family protein, translating into MLKKYYTVKGDGEHEIIIQKSRFIAHIHRATTEEEALHFIQEIKKKHWNATHNCSAYMIGQQNQIQKANDDGEPTGTAGIPMLEVLKKRDLKDTVVVVTRYFGGIKLGAGGLIRAYGKSTSEGINATGIVERKRMTIITTKIDYTWLGKIENELRSSIYQIKDIHYLDHVEIETYVEEDDHETFINWITELTNGQATITVGESLYLEFDVDPQ; encoded by the coding sequence ATGTTAAAAAAGTATTATACGGTTAAAGGGGATGGTGAACACGAGATCATTATTCAAAAGTCTCGGTTCATTGCCCATATCCATCGTGCAACAACCGAAGAAGAGGCCCTTCACTTTATACAAGAAATAAAGAAAAAACACTGGAATGCCACTCATAATTGCTCAGCTTATATGATCGGACAACAAAATCAGATTCAAAAGGCAAATGATGATGGAGAGCCTACTGGTACAGCCGGTATTCCTATGCTGGAAGTATTGAAAAAACGTGATTTGAAAGATACCGTTGTTGTGGTGACACGTTATTTTGGAGGAATTAAATTAGGAGCCGGTGGATTAATTCGTGCTTACGGTAAGTCTACTTCTGAAGGGATTAATGCAACTGGGATTGTCGAAAGAAAGAGAATGACCATTATTACGACAAAAATCGACTATACTTGGTTAGGCAAAATTGAAAATGAGCTACGATCTTCCATCTATCAAATAAAAGACATTCATTACTTGGATCATGTTGAAATTGAAACCTATGTAGAAGAAGATGATCATGAGACCTTTATTAACTGGATAACAGAATTAACAAACGGTCAAGCGACCATTACAGTTGGAGAGTCTCTCTATCTCGAATTCGATGTTGATCCTCAGTAA
- a CDS encoding ABC transporter permease, which yields MNIFHIAMKEIKSDFLDIRTLVFMLAFPIVLMLVLGTALSSTFNASITIDDMNVLYKDQSNGEFSEYLNPFIKAAEKEGIHFKKAAENANGKEDMKQNKYDGYIEINPKGIQLYINNQNSIEGNILQGMLTSFVDKYNIASQVIKVAPEKVGMVFTNQKHESFIKETSLLPDKQPGSMDYYAIVMTTMIALYGAMSASSLINGERIRKTAIRLIVSPVKKSEIFIGKVLGNVVLNFICVLLVVFFSKLLFHVNWGDNIWMIFLVLLTEVILAVSFGLGISYITKSSAAATTIIMLVIQLSSFFGGAYFKIENPEGMMNFLTKLSPLTWENQAITKIIYANDFSAAIPALTINICVAIVFLLIAVTFLKRQEGL from the coding sequence ATGAATATTTTTCATATCGCGATGAAAGAAATCAAATCTGATTTTCTAGATATTCGTACTTTGGTATTTATGCTTGCTTTTCCGATCGTCTTAATGCTTGTTTTAGGCACTGCCCTTTCAAGTACTTTTAATGCAAGTATAACAATAGACGATATGAACGTTTTATATAAAGACCAATCAAATGGAGAGTTTTCCGAATATCTCAATCCATTCATTAAGGCAGCTGAAAAAGAAGGCATTCATTTTAAAAAAGCCGCTGAGAATGCTAATGGAAAAGAAGACATGAAGCAGAATAAATATGATGGATATATCGAGATTAATCCAAAAGGCATTCAGCTTTATATAAATAACCAAAACAGTATAGAGGGCAATATTCTTCAAGGCATGTTAACCTCATTTGTTGATAAATACAATATTGCTTCACAAGTAATCAAAGTCGCTCCTGAAAAAGTGGGAATGGTATTTACTAATCAGAAACATGAATCATTTATTAAAGAGACTTCTTTGTTGCCTGATAAACAACCTGGCTCAATGGATTACTATGCCATTGTAATGACAACAATGATCGCTCTTTATGGTGCGATGTCTGCTAGCTCCTTAATCAATGGCGAAAGAATTCGAAAGACAGCGATTCGTTTAATTGTCTCCCCTGTAAAAAAGAGTGAAATTTTCATCGGAAAAGTTCTTGGAAATGTTGTACTTAATTTCATTTGTGTATTACTAGTTGTCTTCTTTAGTAAGTTATTGTTTCATGTCAATTGGGGAGATAATATTTGGATGATATTTCTTGTTCTACTAACTGAAGTAATTCTAGCTGTTAGCTTTGGACTCGGAATAAGCTATATTACTAAATCAAGTGCAGCAGCAACCACCATTATTATGCTGGTCATTCAACTCTCCTCCTTTTTTGGTGGTGCTTATTTTAAAATCGAAAATCCAGAAGGAATGATGAATTTTCTTACAAAGCTTTCCCCCTTAACATGGGAGAACCAAGCAATCACAAAAATTATTTATGCGAATGACTTTTCGGCTGCAATTCCAGCACTTACAATAAATATTTGTGTCGCCATTGTATTTTTATTGATCGCTGTTACCTTTTTAAAAAGACAGGAGGGATTATAA